The Armatimonadota bacterium genome includes the window TATGTCGTTTAGGGAGACAGGCTAACTGAGGCGACTGCGAATCAAGTCCCAGTTGTTTTCGAAGTGGTCAAGCTCTGAGAGGGAGATGATGATGTGAAACGAGTCGTACTTCTTTGGGCGAATGTACGGCGGCTTCAGACCAGAGAGCCACTTGTCATATCCCTTGACGAGGATTTCCTGCACCTCTCGCTCAGTGAGGATGAAGTAGCGATCCAGCACGCCTGGAGCGCGCGACAGCCAAACATAGACGTAAATGAGGTCTGGATGGCGAATCTCCTTTGGCCCAAGAACGTGCTGTTCCTTTGTTTCATGGTTCAGGTCGACCGCCATCCAATCGAGGGCGCTACCGACGATCCAGTCTCGGTTGCCAAAGGTCGCCTTGACCTGGAGTGGGAGAGTGCGAAGCTCTTCGTCAGTAACAAGGACATCGAAGTAGGGAACGTTGCCAGAGAAAGGGGTGGCAACGAGCCCGAGCTTTCCCAGTTGGGAGCAGACAGCAAACTCTCCCGCCTGCCCAATCTGCTTGTTCGAAAGGCCAGTCGCCATTCAGAAGCCTACGGCACCGTCACCGCGCTCACCACCGCCGAAAGAGCCCCGACCCTTGCGTTGTACTGCAACCCCTGCACGCGGTACTCGCGCTGCTCAGGCGCACCCGCCACCAACGGCGCACGAGCATCTGGATAGGGCGAGAAGCGGTCCGTCGCAAGCAGGGGCCAAGTGACTTCTACGGCCCTCTGGCTCTTGATGATCACCTGATCGGACGAATCCTCCATAGCCACCATTCTACTCCCGCTAAGCTCCGTAGGAGCGCAACGTCTATAGCTCATCGTCCGTTACCACCCCCTCCCTCGCCCCGTAGGGGCGGCATGTTCAAATCGGCTCCTCAAAGAGATACCGCTCTTCATACGTCATCTCAAACTCCTTCAGGCACGCCAGAAACTCATCACGGAAGCTCCGTTTCTTGTGATGCTCCTCCTGATTCTCGATATAC containing:
- a CDS encoding transposase, which codes for YIENQEEHHKKRSFRDEFLACLKEFEMTYEERYLFEEPI